The following are encoded together in the Lactuca sativa cultivar Salinas chromosome 1, Lsat_Salinas_v11, whole genome shotgun sequence genome:
- the LOC111879283 gene encoding putative proline-rich receptor-like protein kinase PERK6 isoform X1 produces MSSAELNLEKYRIPLDEILHVTSNFSPETRIGDGGFGMVHKGELSKDGQTRTVAIKRLNQDGYQGNNEFRNELEMVSSFHHPNIIAFIGYCDEANEMIIVYDYAKNGSLDHYLQKPDKMRSLTWAQRLKICLGAAKGLKYLHSGLGEHNRVIHRDMKSANILLDDNLEAKICDFGLSRFGARNLEDTQLLTKIAGTRFYMDPLYAERSRLTKESDMYSFGVVMFEMSSGTLVYNQKCFGDDDKPQYLFDVVRSCYDDDRKAARPDKLIDPDIKDHTDMKSFHIFNKIAHKCVNLKLEQRPTMETMIRKIELALEIQLLCFYSQNHQESPATRGLDSFLIPLEEIYLATQNFNQETCIGDYEYGVVHRGQLYERWQNRTMAITRLYPKSYLRWGQDFKKELRIISSLHHQNISPFIGYCDEANERIIVHEHAVNGNVANYLENLRSKLPKLTWAQRLKICLGAARGLQCLHLVLGEESSETKGSIHCENILLDENMEAKISFFGLSRQGPTCYNPNEHISDMFSFGEIMFEILSGRRATDINKYIDVEDQFEQLQEYYRNNRLNLFIDDYIRDQIDSPCLNILIDVAYRCIKRRSHRHIITEKLTYGRWSRRRRGRGTERETPYVASSRDLQFTMNEVVERIEDATDLDAYGN; encoded by the exons atGTCTTCTGCAGAGCTAAACCTAGAAAAATATcgaattccactcgacgagatccttCACGTCACAAGTAATTTCAGTCCAGAAACACGGATTGGAGATGGTGGATTCGGTATGGTCCACAAAGGAGAACTCTCTAAAGACGGGCAAACACGCACAGTAGCCATCAAACGCCTCAATCAAGATGGTTATCAAGGAAACAACGAGTTCCGTAATGAACTCGAGATGGTTTCCAGTTTTCATCATCCAAACATCATTGCTTTCATTGGCTACTGTGATGAGGCCAATGAGATGATCATAGTTTACGACTATGCTAAGAATGGAAGTCTTGATCATTATCTCCAAAAGCCGGATAAGATGCGTAGCTTAACATGGGCACAACGCTTGAAGATTTGCTTAGGTGCTGCAAAAGGGCTCAAGTATCTTCACTCAGGTCTTGGGGAGCACAATAGAGTGATTCACAGAGACATGAAGAGTGCAAATATACTCTTAGATGACAATCTGGAAGCCAAAATCTGTGATTTTGGTTTGTCAAGATTTGGTGCAAGAAACCTGGAAGATACCCAACTCTTAACAAAGATTGCGGGTACAAGGTTTTACATGGATCCCCTTTACGCTGAAAGAAGCAGGCTCACGAAAGAGTCAGACATGTACTCGTTTGGAGTGGTTATGTTTGAAATGTCAAGTGGGACACTTGTTTATAATCAAAAGTGCTTTGGAGATGATGATAAGCCACAATATCTGTTTGATGTGGTCCGGAGCTGCTATGACGATGACAGAAAAGCTGCTAGACCAGACAAGTTAATCGATCCTGATATTAAAGATCATACTGATATGAAGTCTTTTCATATATTTAACAAAATTGCACATAAATGTGTAAACTTGAAGTTAGAGCAACGCCCAACTATGGAGACGATGATCAGGAAGATTGAGCTGGCATTGGAAATTCAATTG TTATGTTTTTATTCACAGAACCACCAAGAATCACCTGCCACACGAGGCCTAGATAGTTTCCTAATTCCACTGGAGGAAATATATTTGGCAACCCAAAACTTCAATCAGGAAACATGTATTGGAGACTACGAATATGGTGTTGTCCATAGAGGACAGCTCTATGAACGGTGGCAAAACCGAACCATGGCCATCACGCGCTTGTATCCAAAAAGCTACCTACGTTGGGGCCAGGATTTTAAAAAGGAGCTCCGGATTATTTCGAGTCTTCACCATCAAAACATCTCCCCTTTCATTGGTTATTGTGATGAAGCCAATGAGAGAATTATAGTTCATGAACATGCTGTCAATGGAAACGTTGCTAATTATCTGGAAAACTTGAGGAGTAAGTTGCCTAAACTAACATGGGCACAACGCCTCAAGATTTGCCTAGGGGCAGCAAGAGGACTCCAGTGCCTTCATTTGGTTCTTGGGGAGGAGAGCAGTGAAACAAAGGGGAGCATCCATTGTGAAAACATATTGTTAGATGAAAATATGGAAGccaaaatttctttttttggTTTGTCAAGACAAGGTCCCACATGCTACAATCCCAACGAACATATATCAGATATGTTCTCGTTTGGCGAGATAATGTTTGAAATATTGAGTGGACGTCGAGCTACTGATATAAACAAATATATTGACGTAGAAGACCAATTTGAGCAACTTCAAGAATACTACCGCAACAATAGACTCAACTTATTCATTGATGACTATATAAGAGATCAAATTGATAGCCCTTGTTTGAATATATTAATAGATGTTGCATATCGGTGCATAAAGAGGAGGTCCCACAGGCACATAATAACGGAAAAACTGACGTATGGGAGATGGAGTAGGAGACGGCGAGGGAGAGGAACAGAGAGAGAGACACCTTATGTAGCAAGTAGCAGGGATCTGCAATTTACGATGAATGAAGTCGTCGAGAGGATTGAGGATGCTACGGATTTAGATGCATATGGAAACTAG
- the LOC111879283 gene encoding probable serine/threonine-protein kinase PBL6 isoform X2, with protein MSSAELNLEKYRIPLDEILHVTSNFSPETRIGDGGFGMVHKGELSKDGQTRTVAIKRLNQDGYQGNNEFRNELEMVSSFHHPNIIAFIGYCDEANEMIIVYDYAKNGSLDHYLQKPDKMRSLTWAQRLKICLGAAKGLKYLHSGLGEHNRVIHRDMKSANILLDDNLEAKICDFGLSRFGARNLEDTQLLTKIAGTRFYMDPLYAERSRLTKESDMYSFGVVMFEMSSGTLVYNQKCFGDDDKPQYLFDVVRSCYDDDRKAARPDKLIDPDIKDHTDMKSFHIFNKIAHKCVNLKLEQRPTMETMIRKIELALEIQLNHQESPATRGLDSFLIPLEEIYLATQNFNQETCIGDYEYGVVHRGQLYERWQNRTMAITRLYPKSYLRWGQDFKKELRIISSLHHQNISPFIGYCDEANERIIVHEHAVNGNVANYLENLRSKLPKLTWAQRLKICLGAARGLQCLHLVLGEESSETKGSIHCENILLDENMEAKISFFGLSRQGPTCYNPNEHISDMFSFGEIMFEILSGRRATDINKYIDVEDQFEQLQEYYRNNRLNLFIDDYIRDQIDSPCLNILIDVAYRCIKRRSHRHIITEKLTYGRWSRRRRGRGTERETPYVASSRDLQFTMNEVVERIEDATDLDAYGN; from the exons atGTCTTCTGCAGAGCTAAACCTAGAAAAATATcgaattccactcgacgagatccttCACGTCACAAGTAATTTCAGTCCAGAAACACGGATTGGAGATGGTGGATTCGGTATGGTCCACAAAGGAGAACTCTCTAAAGACGGGCAAACACGCACAGTAGCCATCAAACGCCTCAATCAAGATGGTTATCAAGGAAACAACGAGTTCCGTAATGAACTCGAGATGGTTTCCAGTTTTCATCATCCAAACATCATTGCTTTCATTGGCTACTGTGATGAGGCCAATGAGATGATCATAGTTTACGACTATGCTAAGAATGGAAGTCTTGATCATTATCTCCAAAAGCCGGATAAGATGCGTAGCTTAACATGGGCACAACGCTTGAAGATTTGCTTAGGTGCTGCAAAAGGGCTCAAGTATCTTCACTCAGGTCTTGGGGAGCACAATAGAGTGATTCACAGAGACATGAAGAGTGCAAATATACTCTTAGATGACAATCTGGAAGCCAAAATCTGTGATTTTGGTTTGTCAAGATTTGGTGCAAGAAACCTGGAAGATACCCAACTCTTAACAAAGATTGCGGGTACAAGGTTTTACATGGATCCCCTTTACGCTGAAAGAAGCAGGCTCACGAAAGAGTCAGACATGTACTCGTTTGGAGTGGTTATGTTTGAAATGTCAAGTGGGACACTTGTTTATAATCAAAAGTGCTTTGGAGATGATGATAAGCCACAATATCTGTTTGATGTGGTCCGGAGCTGCTATGACGATGACAGAAAAGCTGCTAGACCAGACAAGTTAATCGATCCTGATATTAAAGATCATACTGATATGAAGTCTTTTCATATATTTAACAAAATTGCACATAAATGTGTAAACTTGAAGTTAGAGCAACGCCCAACTATGGAGACGATGATCAGGAAGATTGAGCTGGCATTGGAAATTCAATTG AACCACCAAGAATCACCTGCCACACGAGGCCTAGATAGTTTCCTAATTCCACTGGAGGAAATATATTTGGCAACCCAAAACTTCAATCAGGAAACATGTATTGGAGACTACGAATATGGTGTTGTCCATAGAGGACAGCTCTATGAACGGTGGCAAAACCGAACCATGGCCATCACGCGCTTGTATCCAAAAAGCTACCTACGTTGGGGCCAGGATTTTAAAAAGGAGCTCCGGATTATTTCGAGTCTTCACCATCAAAACATCTCCCCTTTCATTGGTTATTGTGATGAAGCCAATGAGAGAATTATAGTTCATGAACATGCTGTCAATGGAAACGTTGCTAATTATCTGGAAAACTTGAGGAGTAAGTTGCCTAAACTAACATGGGCACAACGCCTCAAGATTTGCCTAGGGGCAGCAAGAGGACTCCAGTGCCTTCATTTGGTTCTTGGGGAGGAGAGCAGTGAAACAAAGGGGAGCATCCATTGTGAAAACATATTGTTAGATGAAAATATGGAAGccaaaatttctttttttggTTTGTCAAGACAAGGTCCCACATGCTACAATCCCAACGAACATATATCAGATATGTTCTCGTTTGGCGAGATAATGTTTGAAATATTGAGTGGACGTCGAGCTACTGATATAAACAAATATATTGACGTAGAAGACCAATTTGAGCAACTTCAAGAATACTACCGCAACAATAGACTCAACTTATTCATTGATGACTATATAAGAGATCAAATTGATAGCCCTTGTTTGAATATATTAATAGATGTTGCATATCGGTGCATAAAGAGGAGGTCCCACAGGCACATAATAACGGAAAAACTGACGTATGGGAGATGGAGTAGGAGACGGCGAGGGAGAGGAACAGAGAGAGAGACACCTTATGTAGCAAGTAGCAGGGATCTGCAATTTACGATGAATGAAGTCGTCGAGAGGATTGAGGATGCTACGGATTTAGATGCATATGGAAACTAG